The Neorhodopirellula lusitana DNA window CGCTCATTCCTGGTCTTTGAATTCTTTGCTGCGTTTGTGAAGCCTGCGTTGGTCGAGTCTGCGATCGTTTGAGAACTCTAACACACTTGAAAGCACCACGATGAAAGTGACGGCCCCACCCTGGATCGAACCCTGTTCCGAACTTGAGTGTTTCATGCGGGGATTGGAACGACGGAACCCCGGGCAAACCGAGTTTCATCAAGCGGTTCGTGAGTTCGCTGAATCCGTCATGCCCTACGTTCTCGAGAACCCAAAGTACGAGAAGGCACAGATTTTAGAACGGATGACCGAGCCCGATCGAGTGATCATCTTTCGAGTCACTTGGGAAGACGATGAAGGGAATGTTCGGGTGAACCGTGCTTGGCGAGTTCAGTTCAACAACTCGATTGGTCCGTACAAGGGAGGGCTTCGTTTCCATCCGGAGGTGACCCTCGACACGCTGAAGTTCTTAGGTTTCGAGCAAACCTTTAAGAATAGTTTGACTGGTTTACCCATGGGCGGCGCCAAAGGCGGCGCGAACTTCAATCCGAAGGGAAAAAGCGATCGTGAAGTGATGCGTTTTTGTCAGTCATTAATGACTGAATTGAATCGACATATCGGTGAGGACACGGATGTGCCCGCTGGCGACATTGGGGTGGGTAGCCGGGAAATTAGCTTTCTGTTCGGCCAGTACAAGCGGCTTCAAAATCGCTTCGTTGGTGCGTTGACAGGCAAGGGGATTGCGTTTGGCGGCAGTCTGATCCGCACCGAGGCGACCGGGTACGGATGTGTCTATTTTTGTGAAAACATGCTCAACCATGTTGGTGATAGCGTTCAAGGTAAAACGTGCGTTGTGTCTGGATCGGGCAATGTGGCGACCTATGCGGTTGAGAAGGCAACGCAACTGGGAGCGAAGGCTGTTGCGATGTCGGATTCGTCTGGCTTCATTCACGATCCGGACGGAATCGACGCCGAGAAACTTGCTTTTATCCAGGAACTGAAACAAGTAAAACGCGGACGGATTTCGGAGTACGTTGTTCAGTTCCCCCACGCCACGTACCATTCCGGCGAGCGACCGTGGACCATTCCGTGTGATCTCGCGTTCCCGTGTGCGACTCAAAACGAACTGAATCTATCGGAGGCGAACGTGTTGATGCGAAACGGCGTCAAAGCGGTTTCGGAAGGCGCGAACATGCCCACCGAGCTGGACGCTGTCCATGCGTTCTTGCAAGCGAAAGTGATGTTTGCACCAGCAAAAGCTGCCAACGCGGGCGGAGTTGCGGTTTCCGGATTAGAACAAAGCCAAAACTCGCTTCGGATGGCTTGGTCCCGAGAAGAAGTCGACAAGCGGTTGCAAGGAATCATGCATGACATTCACAGTAAGTGTGTCCAGCACGGTGTCGAGAATGGTTTCGTTAACTACGTCAAGGGAGCAAACCTGGCCGGCTTCATTAAAGTGGCTGACGCCATGTGCGCGTACGGAATCGTTTAGCGAAATGGTAGCTGACTGACGTGTTTGTGTTAGCAACTGGCGTGTTCGTGTTAGCAAGTTATGTCGGCGTTTCAGCAGCAAGCAAAATGAAAAATTCGACTCCCGGCCAGCGAGGCTGGTTGCACGGCCGGGAGCCTTGCCGGTAATTGCAACATCGCAATTGCCGACTCTGATCCGAAACTTCTTGTTTTGTTCTGGTACCTTCTTTTGAGTCGTGACGTGCCGCAAAGCCGACGTCTAGCGGCGAGTCAATCGAAGGCA harbors:
- the gdhA gene encoding NADP-specific glutamate dehydrogenase, which produces MKVTAPPWIEPCSELECFMRGLERRNPGQTEFHQAVREFAESVMPYVLENPKYEKAQILERMTEPDRVIIFRVTWEDDEGNVRVNRAWRVQFNNSIGPYKGGLRFHPEVTLDTLKFLGFEQTFKNSLTGLPMGGAKGGANFNPKGKSDREVMRFCQSLMTELNRHIGEDTDVPAGDIGVGSREISFLFGQYKRLQNRFVGALTGKGIAFGGSLIRTEATGYGCVYFCENMLNHVGDSVQGKTCVVSGSGNVATYAVEKATQLGAKAVAMSDSSGFIHDPDGIDAEKLAFIQELKQVKRGRISEYVVQFPHATYHSGERPWTIPCDLAFPCATQNELNLSEANVLMRNGVKAVSEGANMPTELDAVHAFLQAKVMFAPAKAANAGGVAVSGLEQSQNSLRMAWSREEVDKRLQGIMHDIHSKCVQHGVENGFVNYVKGANLAGFIKVADAMCAYGIV